The Saccharomonospora glauca K62 genome has a segment encoding these proteins:
- a CDS encoding LysR family transcriptional regulator produces the protein MDLLAHLEAFVAIAEQGSFSAAADTLYVAQPVLSRRIKTLEKHFGGALFDRGGRHVTTTDLGQLLLPHARDVLGRVEHLRQVAATALATAPHTLGIPPDADPTGLARVIRAGAERGVTVAVRELSVEDREHGLADGSLTCAVVRVAPETASVRVPLGLATGSPGPGRTVHLEDLRPRRGSADRPAPILVTAEDDVPFAADRLAKALARAGLAESRLVPATSLSAAVADALAGPSLLLCPAELARRHGLSWRPLADASLHRGYEVAFSPRRTTERGDLAWLTPLVAAALGATPPDAASASDSRSSRRDNPLAARG, from the coding sequence CTGCTGGCGCACCTCGAAGCGTTCGTCGCGATCGCCGAGCAGGGCAGTTTCTCCGCCGCCGCCGACACGCTCTACGTCGCGCAGCCGGTGTTGAGTCGGCGGATCAAGACGCTGGAGAAGCACTTCGGCGGCGCGCTGTTCGACCGCGGCGGCCGTCACGTGACCACGACCGATCTCGGGCAGTTGCTGCTGCCCCACGCGCGCGACGTGCTGGGGCGGGTCGAGCACCTGCGACAGGTGGCCGCGACGGCGTTGGCCACCGCTCCCCACACGCTCGGCATCCCACCCGACGCGGACCCGACGGGGCTCGCCCGCGTGATCCGGGCCGGCGCCGAGCGTGGCGTCACCGTGGCCGTGCGCGAGTTGTCCGTCGAGGACCGCGAACACGGCCTCGCCGACGGGTCACTGACCTGCGCGGTGGTCCGCGTGGCACCGGAGACCGCGTCGGTGCGCGTGCCGCTCGGCCTCGCCACCGGCTCCCCCGGCCCCGGCCGTACCGTGCACCTGGAGGACCTGCGGCCCCGGCGGGGAAGCGCGGACCGACCCGCGCCGATTCTCGTCACCGCCGAGGACGACGTGCCCTTCGCCGCCGACCGGCTCGCCAAGGCCCTCGCCCGCGCCGGGCTGGCCGAGAGTCGCCTCGTGCCCGCCACGTCGCTGTCCGCGGCCGTCGCCGACGCCCTCGCAGGCCCGTCGCTGCTGCTGTGTCCGGCGGAACTCGCCCGTCGGCACGGACTGTCGTGGCGCCCACTCGCCGATGCTTCCCTGCATCGCGGGTACGAGGTGGCGTTCTCCCCTCGACGCACCACGGAGCGCGGTGACCTCGCGTGGCTCACTCCCCTGGTCGCGGCTGCGCTCGGCGCGACTCCACCTGACGCCGCGTCCGCTTCGGACAGTCGAAGTTCCCGCCGTGACAACCCATTGGCGGCGCGAGGATGA